From the Solibacillus sp. FSL R5-0449 genome, one window contains:
- a CDS encoding PhoH family protein — protein sequence MSEKYVELQIDNPNEAVMLLGMSDANITLIEETYSVQIITRGEVIQIAGDDLEKKNQAYAVLEALLKVIRKNINIDQRDVSTAIEMASKGTIEYYAELYDEEIARNTKGKPIRAKTIGQREYIRAIRHKDLIFGIGPAGTGKTYLAVVMATQALKNGHVKRIILTRPAVEAGESLGFLPGDLKEKVDPYLRPLYDALHDIYGQEQTQRLIERGTIEIAPLAYMRGRTLDDAFVILDEAQNTTHQQMKMFLTRLGFGSKMVITGDKTQIDLPKNTESGLIIAERTLRYVKDIHFQILEQGDVVRHPLVARVIQAYTEQEL from the coding sequence ATGTCAGAAAAATATGTTGAGCTCCAAATCGACAATCCAAATGAAGCTGTAATGCTTTTAGGAATGTCAGATGCAAATATAACATTGATTGAAGAAACTTATAGCGTACAAATTATTACGCGTGGGGAAGTCATACAAATTGCAGGTGACGATTTAGAAAAGAAAAATCAGGCATATGCAGTTTTGGAAGCGTTATTGAAAGTTATTCGAAAAAATATTAATATCGATCAGCGTGATGTGTCAACAGCCATTGAGATGGCCAGTAAAGGCACAATTGAATATTATGCGGAGCTATATGATGAAGAAATTGCGCGCAATACAAAAGGCAAGCCCATCCGTGCAAAAACGATCGGGCAGCGTGAGTACATCCGGGCAATCCGTCATAAAGACCTGATATTCGGAATTGGACCAGCCGGAACCGGTAAAACATATTTAGCGGTTGTGATGGCTACACAGGCATTAAAAAATGGTCATGTAAAGCGTATTATTTTAACACGCCCTGCCGTTGAAGCAGGCGAGTCTTTAGGGTTTTTGCCGGGGGATTTGAAGGAAAAAGTCGATCCGTATTTACGTCCGCTCTATGACGCCTTGCATGATATTTATGGACAGGAACAGACGCAGCGCCTAATTGAGCGCGGGACGATTGAAATCGCGCCGTTAGCGTACATGCGTGGCCGTACATTGGATGATGCGTTTGTCATTTTAGACGAAGCCCAAAACACAACACATCAGCAAATGAAGATGTTCTTAACGCGTTTAGGCTTTGGTTCGAAAATGGTCATTACAGGCGATAAAACGCAAATTGATTTACCTAAAAATACGGAATCCGGTCTAATTATTGCGGAGCGCACATTACGCTATGTAAAAGACATTCATTTCCAAATACTTGAACAAGGTGATGTAGTCCGTCACCCATTAGTAGCGAGAGTCATCCAGGCTTACACAGAGCAGGAATTATAA
- a CDS encoding HDIG domain-containing metalloprotein: MIIERFNKLIQLVSFRALLIIVLAATALLQFFLMIDNVRGVTYDIQLTELSPETIRSSKTVEDTVKTEIERANAEKAVDPVYIYKDEVPSQRATFVTTIFDIALDVKNEIAKAEEEVPQDEQVKILRSALKDILDNQQTLILSDAQLVNVLSAPQANLESARDALATLVEVNLNYPLRKESLLPYRNELESKIRQQPSISEGLMSVAIVIGRAAIVETEVLDSEKTEIARQQAKEAVEPTRILQGQIIVQEGEVITREIYRQLDLLGMLDSEESIKPIAGLIILILLQMSFLFVLFDRSEKDIASKRNELLVTIIVYAIALIMMKLIALISTNFDLMIAFIFPSALATMLVRVLANDRTASIVTIITAASAGIIFHEGLSGILQMDTALYILFGGFASIIFMRSLEKRTDILQAVGIVILVNIVFIAFYILMGQSGYGMKEVAFYVAAAIISGLLSGALMMGLLPYFESAFGLLSVVRLIELSNPNHPLLKKILTETPGTYHHSIMVANLAEAACEAIGADGLLARVGCYYHDVGKTRRPLFFIENQMGTNPHDTMAPESSAEIIIAHTTDGAELLRKHKMPQEIIDICLQHHGTSTLKFFLFKAKEEGKELDESIFRYPGPKPQTKEAAIISIADSVEAAVRSMQQPNAEKIQKLVQSIIQDRVQDDQFDECDISLKELKKIEDVLCETLNGTFHSRIEYPKE, from the coding sequence ATGATCATAGAAAGATTTAACAAGCTCATCCAACTAGTCAGCTTTCGCGCACTGTTAATCATCGTACTTGCGGCTACTGCACTTCTGCAGTTTTTCCTGATGATTGATAATGTTCGTGGCGTTACATATGATATCCAGCTAACTGAATTATCACCGGAAACGATTCGTTCTTCCAAAACAGTGGAAGATACGGTAAAGACAGAAATAGAAAGGGCAAATGCGGAGAAAGCCGTAGATCCTGTATACATATATAAAGATGAGGTTCCAAGTCAGCGTGCAACTTTTGTGACGACCATTTTTGATATCGCATTGGACGTGAAAAATGAGATTGCAAAGGCGGAGGAGGAAGTACCGCAAGATGAACAGGTTAAAATTCTGCGTTCAGCGCTAAAAGATATATTGGACAACCAGCAAACCCTGATTTTATCGGATGCACAGTTGGTGAATGTCTTAAGTGCACCACAGGCAAATCTTGAATCTGCACGTGATGCATTGGCGACATTGGTAGAAGTAAACTTAAATTATCCGCTTCGTAAGGAGAGCTTGCTGCCATACCGAAACGAACTGGAAAGCAAGATTCGCCAGCAGCCCTCAATATCCGAGGGGTTAATGAGTGTGGCAATCGTCATTGGTCGTGCAGCTATTGTTGAAACTGAAGTGCTTGATAGTGAAAAAACGGAGATTGCCAGACAGCAGGCAAAGGAAGCGGTGGAGCCGACACGTATTTTGCAAGGACAGATTATTGTCCAGGAAGGCGAAGTTATTACCCGCGAAATATACCGCCAGCTTGATTTGTTAGGAATGCTGGACAGTGAGGAATCGATTAAACCGATTGCCGGACTGATTATTTTGATTTTACTGCAAATGTCATTCCTGTTTGTTTTGTTTGACCGTTCGGAAAAAGACATTGCTTCAAAACGCAATGAACTGCTCGTGACAATTATTGTGTATGCGATTGCGTTAATCATGATGAAACTGATCGCGCTCATTTCAACGAATTTTGATTTGATGATTGCCTTCATTTTCCCGTCAGCGTTAGCGACAATGCTTGTTCGCGTACTGGCCAATGACCGTACCGCGAGTATTGTGACAATCATTACGGCTGCATCTGCAGGGATCATCTTTCATGAAGGGTTATCCGGTATTTTACAGATGGATACAGCGCTTTACATTTTATTTGGCGGATTCGCATCGATTATATTCATGCGCAGTCTGGAAAAACGGACAGACATTTTACAGGCGGTTGGTATTGTAATCCTTGTGAACATTGTATTTATCGCATTTTATATTTTAATGGGACAATCAGGTTACGGAATGAAGGAAGTTGCATTTTACGTTGCTGCAGCAATTATTTCCGGGTTATTATCCGGTGCTTTAATGATGGGGCTGCTTCCTTACTTTGAATCGGCATTCGGACTTTTATCGGTCGTGCGTCTGATTGAATTATCGAATCCGAACCACCCGCTGCTGAAGAAAATTTTGACGGAAACACCTGGTACGTATCACCATAGTATAATGGTTGCGAATCTGGCTGAAGCGGCATGTGAAGCGATCGGGGCGGATGGCTTGCTGGCAAGGGTCGGCTGCTATTATCATGATGTAGGAAAAACGCGAAGACCTCTATTTTTCATTGAAAACCAAATGGGGACAAATCCTCATGATACGATGGCACCCGAAAGTAGTGCGGAAATTATTATTGCGCATACTACAGATGGGGCAGAGCTCTTGCGCAAGCATAAAATGCCGCAGGAAATCATAGATATTTGTCTACAGCATCACGGGACAAGCACATTGAAATTCTTTTTGTTTAAGGCGAAGGAAGAAGGGAAAGAATTGGACGAAAGTATATTCCGATACCCGGGTCCAAAGCCACAGACGAAAGAAGCGGCAATCATCAGTATTGCGGATAGTGTGGAAGCGGCAGTCCGTTCGATGCAGCAGCCGAATGCTGAGAAAATACAGAAGCTTGTGCAATCGATTATTCAGGATCGTGTACAGGATGACCAGTTTGATGAATGTGATATTTCATTAAAAGAACTGAAAAAGATTGAAGACGTATTATGTGAAACATTGAATGGAACGTTCCACTCGCGTATTGAATATCCAAAGGAATAG
- the ybeY gene encoding rRNA maturation RNase YbeY → MLLIDFLDETNEVKEDHLELVEKLLQHAAEQEGIEDGSEVSVTFVTNEAIHEINREYRDKDQPTDVISFAMEEMGEGELQIIGEGIPRVLGDIIISTDRTREQAAEYGHTFERELGFLAVHGFLHLLGYDHMTPEDEKVMFGKQDTILQSYGLGRDMNECP, encoded by the coding sequence ATGTTATTAATTGATTTTTTAGATGAAACAAATGAAGTGAAAGAAGACCACTTGGAACTAGTGGAAAAATTACTGCAGCATGCAGCGGAGCAGGAAGGAATCGAGGACGGCTCGGAAGTGTCGGTTACGTTTGTGACAAATGAAGCGATCCATGAAATTAACCGTGAATACCGTGATAAGGACCAGCCTACTGATGTTATTTCTTTTGCAATGGAAGAAATGGGTGAAGGGGAACTGCAAATTATCGGTGAAGGGATTCCGCGTGTTTTAGGGGATATTATCATCTCGACAGACCGCACACGTGAACAGGCAGCCGAATATGGCCATACGTTTGAGCGTGAACTTGGCTTCTTGGCTGTCCATGGCTTTTTGCACCTGCTAGGCTATGATCATATGACACCGGAAGATGAAAAAGTCATGTTCGGGAAGCAAGATACGATTTTACAGTCATACGGCCTAGGTCGTGATATGAATGAATGTCCGTAA
- a CDS encoding diacylglycerol kinase family protein — MNVRKFFRSFRYAMEGLFTALHEQNFRFHIASAIIVIMAGLLTGLSIVEWCIIIFVIAFVIGAEMINTAIERVVDLASPEIHPLAKQAKDVAAGAVLVFALASVIIGLLIFLPKWF, encoded by the coding sequence ATGAATGTCCGTAAATTTTTTCGTTCTTTTCGTTATGCAATGGAAGGACTGTTTACGGCTTTACATGAACAGAATTTCAGATTTCACATAGCGAGTGCCATTATTGTCATAATGGCAGGCTTGTTGACAGGGTTATCGATCGTCGAATGGTGCATCATCATTTTCGTCATCGCTTTTGTCATAGGAGCCGAAATGATCAACACAGCAATCGAGCGTGTAGTGGACCTGGCATCACCGGAAATTCATCCGCTCGCCAAGCAGGCAAAGGATGTCGCGGCAGGGGCCGTACTTGTTTTTGCGCTCGCAAGTGTTATAATCGGACTACTCATATTTTTACCAAAATGGTTTTAA
- a CDS encoding cytidine deaminase — MNMEQLMEQSKIAREFAYVPYSKFKVGAALLAEDGTVYNGCNIENAGYSMTNCAERTAFFKAVSEGNMKFKALAVVADTPGPCSPCGACRQVMSEFCAPDMPVYLTNMNGDVQQTTVGELIPGAFNTEDMKNAGK; from the coding sequence ATGAACATGGAACAATTAATGGAACAATCTAAAATTGCACGTGAATTTGCTTATGTACCTTACTCGAAATTTAAAGTAGGTGCGGCTTTACTAGCTGAAGATGGTACAGTATACAACGGCTGCAATATTGAGAATGCAGGCTACAGCATGACAAACTGCGCAGAACGTACGGCGTTTTTCAAAGCAGTGTCAGAAGGCAATATGAAATTTAAAGCGCTGGCGGTCGTAGCAGATACACCGGGTCCATGTTCCCCATGCGGAGCTTGTCGACAAGTAATGAGTGAATTTTGTGCTCCGGATATGCCCGTCTACTTAACGAATATGAATGGTGACGTTCAACAAACAACGGTAGGTGAGCTGATCCCGGGTGCATTTAATACGGAGGATATGAAAAATGCAGGAAAATAA
- the era gene encoding GTPase Era — translation MQENKGYKSGFVSIVGRPNVGKSTFLNRVIGQKIAIMSDKPQTTRNKVQGVLTQQNSQTIFIDTPGIHKPKHKLGEFMLKTSRNALREVDVIMFMVNAEQAIGKGDEFIIELLEGNKTPVFLIINKIDLVHPDELVKIIDSYKDKFDFAEIIPISALQGNNVENLLTTIEKYLPEGPQYYPADQVTDHPERFIISELIREKVLHLTREEIPHSIAVVIERIKPHEEKENMIHVQATIMVERDSQKGIVIGKRGALLKEVGSRARQDIEMLLGSKVYLELWVKVQKDWRNKQTHLRDFGFREDEY, via the coding sequence ATGCAGGAAAATAAAGGATACAAATCGGGCTTCGTCTCGATTGTAGGTCGTCCTAATGTGGGCAAATCGACATTTTTAAACCGAGTAATCGGCCAAAAAATTGCGATTATGTCAGACAAACCACAAACGACACGTAATAAAGTACAAGGTGTATTAACACAACAAAACTCTCAAACGATTTTCATCGATACACCGGGCATTCATAAGCCGAAACATAAATTAGGCGAATTTATGCTGAAAACTTCACGCAACGCTTTACGTGAAGTCGATGTAATCATGTTTATGGTGAATGCTGAACAAGCGATCGGAAAAGGTGACGAATTCATCATCGAACTGCTGGAAGGCAATAAAACACCGGTATTTTTAATCATCAACAAAATCGATTTAGTGCACCCGGATGAACTGGTAAAAATCATTGATTCGTATAAAGATAAGTTTGACTTTGCGGAAATTATTCCAATTTCAGCATTACAGGGCAACAACGTAGAAAACTTATTAACGACAATCGAAAAGTATTTACCGGAAGGGCCTCAATATTACCCGGCAGATCAAGTAACAGACCACCCGGAACGATTCATTATTTCTGAGTTGATCCGTGAAAAGGTATTGCACTTAACTCGTGAAGAAATTCCGCATTCAATTGCAGTTGTCATTGAGCGCATTAAGCCACATGAAGAAAAAGAAAATATGATTCATGTTCAGGCAACGATCATGGTAGAACGCGATTCACAAAAAGGGATTGTCATCGGCAAACGCGGTGCCCTTTTAAAAGAAGTCGGCTCCCGTGCCCGCCAAGATATTGAAATGCTATTAGGCTCAAAAGTATACTTAGAGCTTTGGGTAAAAGTTCAAAAAGATTGGCGTAACAAGCAAACACATTTACGCGACTTCGGATTTAGAGAAGACGAGTATTAA
- a CDS encoding CapA family protein yields MNKLNKFLLALWTVSLALLFIVIATADQDPPILVAEGQMTTEENNPPEIKSENDLNETDKPISKPKEQVTKESIRLAMTGDILLHLRLAKYDDYTSSFAAVVPKMQSYDFLIANQESPPVGNEYPLSGYPRFSSPAHIIRDLQHAGVDLVTIANNHIVDQGESGIRTVFNNLEDYHMPYVGAYKNKEDQSAQRIIEIGSIKIGLLAYTYGTNGLYLPKESPLLINYIDEAKIKADVEELKKTVDVVAVSMHWGSEYVYAANDNQKYYADILNKAGVDIIFGTHPHVLQPYDKLTNEQGQETHIFYSLGNFFSTILTIPNTMIGGIASLDITKEGDRITIDKPELYATSVLKDADGIYRVYPLKDVEQRSVKNLQWVKKIMGQSVTVY; encoded by the coding sequence TTGAATAAATTAAATAAATTTTTATTGGCACTATGGACGGTATCACTCGCTTTACTATTTATTGTCATTGCGACTGCGGATCAGGACCCACCAATATTAGTCGCAGAAGGTCAAATGACTACCGAGGAAAACAACCCACCTGAAATAAAGTCAGAGAATGATCTAAATGAAACTGACAAACCGATCAGCAAACCTAAGGAACAAGTCACCAAGGAATCGATTCGTCTTGCAATGACAGGTGATATTTTGCTGCATTTAAGGCTTGCGAAATATGATGATTATACTTCATCTTTTGCAGCGGTGGTGCCGAAGATGCAAAGCTATGATTTTCTGATTGCCAATCAGGAATCGCCACCTGTCGGCAATGAGTATCCATTAAGCGGCTATCCGCGCTTTTCGAGTCCAGCCCATATTATTCGCGATCTCCAGCATGCAGGGGTGGATTTGGTGACGATAGCCAATAATCATATCGTCGACCAAGGTGAAAGTGGTATACGTACGGTCTTCAATAACCTGGAAGACTATCATATGCCATATGTCGGAGCTTATAAAAATAAAGAGGATCAGTCAGCACAACGCATTATCGAAATCGGATCGATAAAAATTGGACTGCTTGCCTATACGTATGGAACAAATGGACTTTATTTACCGAAGGAATCACCATTGCTCATTAATTATATCGATGAAGCAAAGATCAAAGCGGATGTCGAGGAATTAAAAAAAACGGTCGACGTCGTAGCAGTCTCGATGCACTGGGGATCAGAATATGTGTATGCAGCGAATGACAATCAAAAATATTATGCGGATATATTAAATAAAGCAGGTGTTGATATTATATTCGGGACTCACCCGCATGTACTCCAGCCGTATGACAAGCTGACAAATGAACAGGGGCAGGAAACGCATATTTTTTATTCTCTCGGTAATTTCTTTTCTACTATCTTAACAATACCAAACACGATGATTGGCGGGATTGCAAGCCTTGATATTACAAAGGAAGGCGACCGGATTACAATAGATAAACCTGAGCTTTATGCCACGTCTGTATTAAAGGATGCAGACGGAATTTATCGGGTTTATCCGTTAAAAGATGTGGAACAGCGCTCTGTAAAAAATCTGCAATGGGTAAAGAAAATCATGGGACAATCTGTAACCGTTTATTAA
- the recO gene encoding DNA repair protein RecO, whose translation MLHKWEGIVLKARAYGESNKIVTLMTREAGKVACMARGAKKPTSRLAGVTQTFMHGSFLVQRTSGMGTLQQGEHFNSMRHIQTDIVATAYASYIVEIVDRLVEEGRPEPYAFDILIQALNAIEEGYDPEAITLFVDWKMLPFAGIQPILHACAGCGAVDGEFAFSFTQGGFICHRCFHLDPYIIRLSPTQLKLIRMFYTVPIEQVGKLDLKPQTKQFIKKIVTTIYEEQTGIRLKSRNFIEQLERTPLLQREKKEEE comes from the coding sequence ATGCTACATAAATGGGAAGGCATCGTTTTAAAGGCGCGTGCTTATGGTGAATCCAATAAAATCGTGACCCTTATGACACGTGAAGCCGGTAAAGTCGCGTGTATGGCACGTGGAGCGAAAAAGCCGACGAGTCGTCTGGCAGGTGTAACACAAACATTTATGCATGGCTCGTTCTTAGTCCAGCGAACATCAGGCATGGGGACATTGCAGCAAGGGGAACATTTCAATTCGATGCGTCATATACAAACGGATATTGTGGCAACAGCCTATGCAAGCTATATCGTGGAAATTGTGGATCGCCTCGTTGAAGAAGGACGACCGGAACCTTATGCTTTTGATATATTAATACAGGCATTGAATGCAATTGAAGAAGGGTATGATCCTGAAGCAATTACATTATTTGTGGATTGGAAAATGCTCCCGTTTGCAGGGATCCAGCCGATTTTGCATGCATGTGCAGGGTGTGGAGCCGTTGATGGGGAATTTGCATTTTCATTTACACAAGGCGGATTTATCTGCCATCGTTGTTTCCATTTGGATCCGTATATTATTCGGTTGTCACCAACGCAGCTTAAGCTGATTCGCATGTTTTATACAGTGCCGATTGAACAAGTCGGCAAGCTGGATTTAAAACCGCAAACGAAACAATTTATAAAAAAAATTGTCACGACAATCTATGAAGAGCAAACAGGAATCCGTCTGAAATCACGCAACTTCATTGAGCAATTGGAGCGTACACCGTTACTGCAGCGTGAAAAGAAGGAAGAAGAATAA
- a CDS encoding MBL fold metallo-hydrolase, with product MRQFENEQLTVFQSVLYQTTSAVVKTKDALIVTDPNWLPNEVAEIKAYIDSVIEDRKLYIIYTHSDYDHIIAAGAFPNATTIASEAFVNKINKEEVLEQIRQFDAQYYIERDYPVIYPHIDIVIKEDSQTVELQDVTCSFYRSPGHTADGLFTVVEPSGILLAGDYLSNVEFPFIEDYEAYLATIQKVQTIISHKKIEVLVPGHGTTTNNKNEIQKRIDESLLYLNNLSADCVDETELQKLYPFYKGLKDMHKLNKETVKNSQGFRSN from the coding sequence TTGCGCCAATTTGAAAATGAGCAGCTAACCGTATTTCAAAGTGTGTTATATCAAACGACATCAGCGGTAGTTAAAACAAAGGATGCTTTAATTGTTACGGACCCTAACTGGTTGCCGAATGAAGTTGCCGAAATAAAAGCCTATATCGATTCGGTTATTGAAGATCGGAAATTATATATTATTTATACACATAGTGATTATGATCATATTATTGCTGCAGGGGCCTTCCCGAATGCGACTACTATCGCCAGTGAAGCCTTTGTCAATAAAATAAATAAAGAAGAGGTATTGGAACAAATTCGTCAGTTTGATGCGCAGTACTATATCGAAAGGGATTATCCAGTTATTTATCCTCATATCGATATCGTCATAAAAGAAGATAGCCAAACAGTTGAGCTGCAGGACGTGACGTGTAGCTTTTATCGATCGCCAGGACATACGGCAGATGGCTTATTTACAGTTGTGGAGCCGTCCGGGATTTTATTGGCAGGGGATTATTTATCGAATGTCGAGTTTCCTTTTATCGAAGATTACGAAGCGTATTTGGCGACAATTCAAAAGGTACAGACAATTATTTCGCACAAAAAAATTGAAGTTCTCGTGCCGGGACATGGGACAACGACGAATAACAAAAATGAAATTCAAAAACGTATTGATGAGTCTTTATTATATTTAAATAATTTATCAGCCGACTGTGTGGATGAAACAGAATTGCAAAAGCTTTATCCGTTTTATAAAGGTTTAAAAGACATGCATAAACTAAATAAAGAAACGGTAAAAAATAGCCAAGGATTTAGGTCAAACTAA
- a CDS encoding EcsC family protein: METQQQLENHLLAIQLWEKDQSGLWFWEKIGRIPFKILDKLTPKFIQEKLSVLIDELVSYVQTGGKYLVSEKSMMRHIQKHTLHSVSTLEDIGQMPIEDMVELSEKLQKNRAKVATVQGASTGFGGVFTLALDIPVILGIALKTLQEIAMIHGYDPNEKAERIFIVKCLQFASSDVVGKEAILNELAQHYEKPNAAENMVSQLQGWQEVFFTYRDNFGMKKLFQMIPVAGMIFGAFINKSLIEDIAEAGMMLYRKRRVLERMNELANN, translated from the coding sequence ATGGAAACGCAACAGCAGCTGGAAAATCACTTATTAGCAATCCAACTATGGGAAAAAGATCAAAGCGGTTTATGGTTTTGGGAGAAAATTGGCCGTATCCCTTTTAAAATACTCGATAAATTAACACCGAAATTCATACAGGAGAAACTTTCCGTCTTGATCGACGAACTGGTGAGCTATGTCCAAACAGGTGGAAAATATTTAGTAAGCGAAAAGTCAATGATGCGTCATATTCAAAAACATACGTTGCATTCGGTTTCGACTTTGGAGGATATTGGACAGATGCCAATTGAAGATATGGTGGAACTGAGTGAGAAACTGCAGAAAAACCGTGCAAAAGTAGCGACTGTACAAGGGGCGTCAACCGGCTTTGGCGGTGTGTTTACATTGGCACTCGATATCCCAGTTATTCTTGGAATTGCGTTAAAAACATTGCAGGAAATCGCCATGATCCATGGCTATGATCCAAATGAAAAAGCCGAGCGTATTTTCATCGTAAAATGTCTGCAGTTTGCCTCTTCGGATGTAGTCGGCAAAGAAGCTATACTAAACGAGCTGGCACAACATTATGAAAAACCTAACGCTGCAGAAAATATGGTTTCCCAGCTACAAGGCTGGCAGGAAGTCTTCTTTACGTACCGCGATAACTTCGGTATGAAGAAGCTCTTTCAAATGATTCCTGTAGCCGGTATGATTTTCGGTGCCTTTATCAATAAGTCATTGATTGAAGATATTGCCGAGGCAGGCATGATGCTATACCGTAAGCGAAGAGTGCTGGAACGGATGAATGAACTGGCAAACAACTAA
- a CDS encoding glycine--tRNA ligase, producing MAEKSMETIVSLAKHRGFVFPGSDIYGGLANTWDYGPLGVELKNNVKKAWWLKFVQESEHNVGLDAAILMNPKAWVASGHVGNFNDPMIDCKACKARHRADKLIEDASLTKTGKEIIVDGMTFDQMKEKMEELEVACPDCGKIDFTDIRQFNLMFKTHQGVTESSSNEIYLRPETAQGIFVNFKNVQRSMRKKTPFGIAQIGKSFRNEITPGNFTFRTREFEQMELEFFCKPGEDLEWHSYWKEFCKNWLLGLGMKEDSMRLRDHEDDELSHYSNATTDIEFRFPFGWGELWGIADRTDFDLKQHMEHSGEDFTYIDPVSNERYVPYCIEPSLGADRVTLAFLCDAFEEEQLEGDDTRTVLRFHPALAPFKAAVLPLSKKLSEEAGDVWADLRKAFPVDYDESQSIGKRYRRQDEIGTPFCITYDFDSKEDGQVTVRHRDSMEQIRMPIAEVKAYIEKHLQF from the coding sequence ATGGCAGAAAAATCAATGGAGACAATTGTATCATTAGCAAAACACCGCGGATTCGTATTTCCGGGATCTGATATTTACGGTGGTTTAGCAAACACTTGGGATTACGGTCCACTAGGTGTAGAACTTAAAAACAACGTTAAAAAAGCTTGGTGGCTGAAGTTCGTTCAGGAATCTGAACATAACGTAGGTTTAGATGCAGCGATTTTAATGAACCCAAAAGCTTGGGTTGCATCTGGTCACGTAGGTAACTTCAATGACCCGATGATCGACTGTAAAGCATGTAAAGCGCGTCACCGTGCAGATAAATTGATTGAAGATGCTTCATTAACAAAAACAGGCAAAGAAATTATCGTTGATGGTATGACGTTCGATCAAATGAAAGAAAAAATGGAAGAGCTTGAAGTAGCTTGTCCGGACTGCGGAAAAATCGATTTCACAGATATCCGCCAATTCAACTTAATGTTCAAAACGCACCAAGGTGTAACTGAATCATCATCAAATGAAATTTACCTTCGTCCGGAAACAGCACAGGGTATTTTCGTAAACTTTAAAAACGTTCAACGTTCAATGCGTAAAAAGACACCATTCGGTATCGCCCAAATCGGTAAATCTTTCCGTAACGAAATCACACCTGGTAACTTCACATTCCGTACTCGTGAATTCGAACAAATGGAACTTGAATTCTTCTGTAAGCCAGGTGAAGACCTTGAGTGGCACTCTTACTGGAAAGAGTTCTGTAAAAACTGGCTTCTTGGATTAGGTATGAAAGAAGATTCAATGCGTTTACGCGATCATGAAGATGATGAGCTTTCACACTATTCAAATGCGACAACAGATATCGAATTCCGCTTCCCATTCGGCTGGGGCGAACTATGGGGTATCGCAGACCGTACAGATTTCGACTTGAAGCAGCATATGGAACATTCTGGTGAAGATTTCACTTACATCGATCCTGTTTCAAATGAGCGCTATGTACCATACTGTATCGAGCCATCATTAGGTGCTGACCGTGTAACATTGGCATTCTTATGTGACGCTTTTGAAGAAGAGCAATTAGAAGGCGACGATACTCGTACAGTATTACGCTTCCACCCTGCACTAGCTCCATTCAAAGCAGCGGTATTGCCACTTTCTAAAAAATTATCGGAAGAAGCTGGCGACGTATGGGCAGATTTACGTAAAGCATTCCCGGTTGATTACGATGAGTCACAATCGATCGGTAAACGTTACCGCCGTCAAGACGAAATCGGTACACCATTCTGTATCACATACGATTTCGATTCAAAAGAAGACGGTCAAGTAACAGTACGTCACCGCGATTCAATGGAACAAATCCGTATGCCGATCGCTGAAGTAAAAGCTTATATCGAAAAACATTTACAATTCTAA